CGTAGCCAAACCACATGTTCTTCACTGTGACTCTGTGGagacctgcagggacagggcacagggacaggtaCAGAGCACGGGGCAGCGCTGGGCACCGCTGCCCTCCTCTGGGGGGTGATGCTGGGGTCCAGAACACGCTCAGCTCCGAGCTGTGTCTCTAGAGGGGCTGTACAGAACCTCTCCCCCACAGCCCATGTCCCTTTTGCCAAGGGTTTCCCCTCCCCAGACTTCTCCAGACCTCACGTGGCCAGAGTGAACAGTTTGTGCCACTAAGGAAGGTGATGCAGAGGTACCAGGGGAAGCTCAGGTGTCATAACAAACCTCTGGATTTCAGCCTTTGCATTTCCTCCGCGGGAACTTCGATGAGGTCGTGCCTGCCTTTCTCAGGGGTCGGGATCACGTATGCCGAGCCACTCAGCTCCTGCTcgctcagctccagctccctcacctCCATCCCTGTGCACAGCTAAAGTCAGGTGCTGAACAAGGGCTCAGCCTTCCTCCAGAGCTACTGCTGCAGCAAAGTACCACAAGGACACTACAGTCCCACCCAAGGCCAGCCAagacccacagcagcagcagacaggtCCCTTTCTGTGCAAACTGAGGCCATCTGGGCTCACTTTCTGCCAGGCCCAAGGGTTTCTTACAATCCTCTTGCAATCCACAGCGTGAGAGGTGCCCTCACACTGTGACACGCTGCACAGAGGAAATGGGgagcaggctgcagggctggcgAGAGGTGGgccagaggaggagaggagccaGGAGTGGATTTGGACTGGGAACCAGACAGGGTGGCTGATCTGCGTCTTGGTGAGATGCCCTCCAGTGCCACTCACCAATATTCCCATGCTGGATCGTGATCTTTGTCCTCTCTGTGGTCAGCAGTGGGACCAAGAGTGACACCATTCTGTCACAGAGCTCAACCACAGCCATGGGCCCCCTGATAACCTGCAAAAACAGAGAGGACAATGGAAATCAGCACCTGCACCATCAGccctcccttcccacagctCACAAGAGTTTCCTTAAACGTTTAGTCCTTGGCAGAAAACAGAAGTTGAGACTCAAGGCTTTGGCTTTgctattctgtgatttctttacTGAAGGATGTTCCCAGTTCCTTCAGCAAGGAGACAAGTCTGGCAACGAGGGAAACTTGCTGTTCTGCATAAAAAGCCATTAAAACAGCATGGAAATAAATCACTAAATGAGCTTCTGGAAAGAAAGACCTTTAGACTTGAGTTCTGATTTTCGCAAAGCTGTAGAACAACCATCTGCTCTTCCTGGAAAAGGTTTCACCCAGAAATAGGGTTCACCAGCTGAAGGGCAGCAGAAGAGTGGTCCCATTGCTCGaggtcctgctgtgctggatgCACAAGTGCCACCCCTGCAGTGCACAGCTCCCACCCTTCTCCCTGAGATTGTCAGCTGCACCAGCTGCACTGGGCCAGCGCTGGGTTTGTGCCACTGGTGGGAAGCTGTGAGTGGCTGTGGCCATGGAGACCTGAGCAACTGCAAACAGTGAGGCCAGCTCTGAACTGCTCAGCTTCCTTTAATCATCCCTGGATATCCCTGGCTTGGTTCCTGGGGCACAGGCCAGGCCAGACACTGTCACACATTTTCCAGAGGCAGGTGGAGAGTGCAGACCTTGCATCAGGCACAAAAAGCACACGTGAGCATGGAGAAAAACCTCACAGGGGTGGGATGATGTAAGTCCCTTATGCGGAGCCTGATGGTGTTTTGAGCAGTGAGGGGGCTGATGACAAACAGCTCCTTGGCAGCCCATCCACAGAAAACACAACACACTGTAAAGGAAGGGCGTGTCCCTGCCAGACGTGGGATGTGGGAGCAAGGAAACAGCCCCGGGAATCTGGGAATTGTCAATCCAGGCTGACAACGTGGAGAACTTGAGGGGAGCTGAGTTCACCACCAGAGGGGTTTGCAAGGGAGGCACCACTGGCACTGCACTTGCTTGCACGAGAACTTGGCTGCACCTCCAACAAATGAGGCACCACAAGGCAGCTGGCCCTGGTCTGAGCTGAAGAGGCTCCAtgtctgtgctggcagcatTTTCCCGTGCTTAGGTAGGGCCACAAAGGCTACAGGTGGCCACGCAGGACCAcctgtggtgctgcagcaggcCAAGGATGAACAGGTGAGGCACACAGCAGTCACACTGGGGACACCATTACCTGGCTGATCGATGACCACGTCCCAGAATTCTGCTCTTCCAGAATTAACTCAGTTACTTCCATGTAATACTGGCCCAActgctccagcatctccagctcATCTCCCTCCTGGATTTCCAAATCTGAAACTTGCTTTAGTAATTGAAGGACTGTGAGGAGGTCAGATGGCTCAAGCATGGGCACTTCTCCTTCTCTCAGAACAGTTGCCAAGATATCAAGAGCATCAAGAGCCACAGAGAGGTTCATGTCTTGCACACCACTCGTGAAGACACTGTCAGGAATCTGTCATGGAAAAGATGGTTCAGTTCAGTGCAGAGCCCTGACTCCCCCCAGTCATCAGCTGTGCCTTGGCAATGCCCTGCATGCCCCTGCTGGCATCAGGACACCTGTCTGGCCAACCAGGAATACCCTGGGGGAAGGGATTTCTTGTCCAGACTCCCGTCCTCAGTGAGATGAGTCAATCTGAAGCAACACTGCTTGTTTGATCACAGCAGAAGTTACAGCTGTGTTGGTCACAATCTCCaacagcagctcaggagaggtCCCAGGCACAGCTGTGGGCAAAGTGACCTCAAACAGCTCTAGGTGCCAACACGTtccaccccagcagctcctgcctgctccaggtgccactgctggggctgcaggactcACCACAGTCCTCACTGCAAGGCTGTTCACGCGGCTGGCGAGCGAGTGACTGGACTCCAGCTGAGCTCTCTTCAGTTGCCAGTATGCATCTGGGGACAAACCAGAACCAGAACCACTGCTGAGGTGTCCAACAGCATGGTTAACACATGCCACGTTCAAAGCCTGGGCAATGGTCCTCCCAGGGTGGCTAAATCTGCAGGGCATGCAGGacaaggagactccacagctgtattttatttttagcacaaGATCCCATCTGGAGAGACAGTTCCACactccttttctgcctctccccATGCTCCCCTGGCCAGTAAATCTGGGaatgcctgggctgggaggcaCTCACAGCACTGCACCCATGGAGGGTGTACCACcactgcccagctcagctggggaAGAGCCAAACCCCCTGCCAGAGTGCAGGCAGCTGGAGTTGCCCCCGAGGGTTTTGCGTGTGACCCCTTGAGAGCAGGggcctccccatccctggccaccagcccagcctggtGGGGACCTCCAGGAGTGCGTGTGGTGGAAGCAATGCATGGATAACTAGCAGATGCTGTACCCTTGCTGTAGTGACAGATGAAAGGCAAAGTCTGCAAACAAGATGCATAACTGAATCCACTGCTGCCGACTTCCAAAACTCTGCATTCCTCCACAGGCCCTGTggaaacacacacagacagaagGGTGTCCCAGGGACACGCCACCCCCAGCAGGTATCACCTTTCCTGCAGCAATCCACAAGCCCTGGTACAACAAACGCTGTGGGCTGTGCCTTAAGAGCCAGGGTAGTAGCCACGAGGATACTGAGACTTACCTGGGCAAAGAAGCTGTGTGGCCACTGCCTGAACGGTGCTCTCCACTTCCAGGGCATTTGAGCTCCACCCAAAAATAAGGTCCTGCTCTACCACCCAGCAGGAGCGAACTTTCTCAATGTGCTCGCTGCTGAGGACTTTCTGCCAGATGTGCAGGTCAGTGATGTTCCCACTGAAGGACTCCTTTGCCCTGAAGGTGCCCCCCAGGGAATCTTGATCCTGCCCAATTATGAAGGTGCCCTGGCCAAGGATGGCCTGGGGGGCAGAGGGCCCCGCAGAGCACAAACCACTGGCTGACGCTCTCCTTTTCCCATCGGCATAGATGGCCCAGGtcccattttcctgctgccaggtcACGCAGAAGTGATGCCACTGTCCATCAGCACGGAACACAGGCAGGTAAGGGGAATGGTGCCCGTGGACGATGAGAGCAAAGCGAACAAAGCCCTCCTCATCCACAAAGCCACGGAGCTGGAACTCGTTAATGAAAGCAGGCACGGCGTAGGAGAAGATGGTAGCGATCTCCTGGGTCCTGGTGTCCCACTGCAGGTGGGCACAGGCTGTGACAGCAGGCAGTGCCGGGAAGTCAGAGAGCACTTTCACatattttgtgtctgttttgtCTCTGAATACCAGGACTGGTACAGTGTGGCCACCTAGAAGGAGAAATTTCAGtcagcagaaaggaagaagcaTAGGCCAATAAagtgacaataaaaaaaaacaagggatGACTTCTCCAGCCATATTTTTCAGTATGAAAACATCTCTAAAGAGCCCATGTCCACTTATACTCACGTCTCCTCTTTGTTTTGTGCAGGACACTGTCCCTTTCCTTTAGCCAGACAGAACCTCTGATGTGGTGGGACTGCAGCAGTTTGCTGAAGGAGCCTTGCTCGCTGTGCTGGGGCTCAAAGAGCAGCTGAGCAAAGTGCTGCTCACAGTACCTGTCAGCTTGCCACCAGTCCAGAGCAGTGGCCACGTATTCATACGTGTGTCTCGGGGTCTCAATTGTGACAGGAGCAAAACCTGGAGAAGGACACACGTGGCCTGGGTGAACAGAAAGCCTCTCCAGCCCACTGCTAAAAGCACTGCCTCGTGCATCCTGGAGGATGCTCCTCTCCCCACGCAGCCCTTGGGCTGGTCGGTGGGCACAGTGTGACAGAGCTCAGACCTCATGGGACCTGAACTGAGGGGTGCTCTCTGGcccggggctggagctgggcacacTCCCCTGGACACACAAGCCATGCCAAGCTCAGCACAAAGGAAAAGCTcactctgctctgcccagggatggCCCTCAGAAAAGCTTGCTCAAAGCAGTTATGCAAAAACAACTTTACTTGCTTTATCCCTAAAAagctcatcccagctcctgcacttgCAGATGCAATTTTCAGGCTCAAAATAATCTGTTTGGTTTGCAGTTGCagtgaggcacagagcagcagctgagcaaaCAGCCTGGCAAATACCAGCTCTGCAAACAGCATTTTAGGCACAAAACAGAGTAACAGAAAAAgtttctttacctttttttgcACCACCAGAcaccttttgtttctctgtgctGGATTTTGCTTGTAAAACACATAGAGAGTGCTGATAAAAACACTAACCTTTAGAAGTCTGGTTCTTGGCAAGGGCTGCAAAGGCGAGGAGACTCCTGGACAGACCGACCTGGTGGAGAGGATGTGTTGTAACATTTGGAGAAACATTAATGTTATCTCAAATACtcagaataaaaaacaaacaaacaaacaaacaaaaaaaaaaaaaaggaaaaaaaaaaaaaacaaagaaaaaaaaacacaaccaaaaaaaaaaaaaaaaaacaaaaaaacaaacaaccaaaaaaacctggtAATACTCACCAGAAAGCTGAAGAAGCAAGAATCAGGTCTCAAGTCTCTCCTAAACATGCTGACCAGCTGGGAAGATTTCACCCTTTgctagaataaataaaatattactggAGATGCATCACAGAGACAGAGGCATTCTGCAGAAATGACGTCCCATGACAATGCTGCTTTCCTCAGAAAGTGTtgaaacaaaaaggagaaaacgACTCCCTCTGAAATACCTGTCCTGAATAGTATCTTATCCAAAGATTTTCCAGATCTTCTTGAAGATTTTAAGGTCTCAGTTTAACATTTGTTTGCAGGATACAAAATAATTAAGCATAAAACATAGAGATGTGCCATATTAGGGAACAGGAAAGATTGCAGAGCCTCTTCATCTGCATTGACTAAATAAAAAAGCCACCATAAATGGCATCATTAAACAGTGTTGCatcactggcagattttctcatTGCCTTTAAaacctgcaggagcagagcaccGGAGCAGACCCTGCAGAGCAGTAAATCCAGCCTCAGTGAGCCCGAGCACAGAGCCCAGCATCACGGAGCCATCCCGGGGAGCTGCCAGCGTCAGGGCTTGGCAGTGATCCTCCATCTGCCCACCTCTGCCCCAGGGGGAGGGAACTCTGAGTGCACGACAGTAAAAAGCCTGGTAAAATCATAGATGAGGCACGTAAAGACACAAGATGGAAACTGGCAACGCCAATGCAAACAAGCCCTAAAGCTCTGGGCACTGGCATCAGCGGCTGTGAGTGATCTCTGCTCTCCCCGGGCTCTCCCGTGCACGCTGTAAAAGCGCATTTATGCACTTTGCTGCTAAGGGACTTCGGAGATCTGCTCTGCAGCCCGGGCTCTGTGTTCACAGTCTTCCAAAGTTCAGCAGAGACTTTGGAAACACCCAACACAGCTCTTGGCCCTCCAAGGAAAATTATAAATCTGATGGGTGGGAGGGAGCCACGGCACCGCCAGTCTCCCGCTCCTCAGCCTGCGCCTGTAGCCTCAGGTGTCCCCTTCTCCAAGGAGGGCCCTGGAGATGCTGCAGACGGAACCCGCTTTGGGCAGAAAAACGGGGCCGTGGGGAGCGCCCGGTGACCCAGCTGCGAGAG
The genomic region above belongs to Vidua macroura isolate BioBank_ID:100142 chromosome 21, ASM2450914v1, whole genome shotgun sequence and contains:
- the ADGRD2 gene encoding adhesion G-protein coupled receptor D2; this translates as MFRRDLRPDSCFFSFLVGLSRSLLAFAALAKNQTSKGFAPVTIETPRHTYEYVATALDWWQADRYCEQHFAQLLFEPQHSEQGSFSKLLQSHHIRGSVWLKERDSVLHKTKRRRGHTVPVLVFRDKTDTKYVKVLSDFPALPAVTACAHLQWDTRTQEIATIFSYAVPAFINEFQLRGFVDEEGFVRFALIVHGHHSPYLPVFRADGQWHHFCVTWQQENGTWAIYADGKRRASASGLCSAGPSAPQAILGQGTFIIGQDQDSLGGTFRAKESFSGNITDLHIWQKVLSSEHIEKVRSCWVVEQDLIFGWSSNALEVESTVQAVATQLLCPGPVEECRVLEVGSSGFSYASCLQTLPFICHYSKDAYWQLKRAQLESSHSLASRVNSLAVRTVIPDSVFTSGVQDMNLSVALDALDILATVLREGEVPMLEPSDLLTVLQLLKQVSDLEIQEGDELEMLEQLGQYYMEVTELILEEQNSGTWSSISQVIRGPMAVVELCDRMVSLLVPLLTTERTKITIQHGNIGMEVRELELSEQELSGSAYVIPTPEKGRHDLIEVPAEEMQRLKSRGLHRVTVKNMWFGYGSLQRCLSSSGTRAVSQDTAAPDGGQKYLSTTVGTAVVSSTLLSDAQEISTSVRYHLQHRAQDLPNTLVGPICAFWNFSLSPDAGGMWSTAGCSVAKSLPDSTACFCNHTTNFAILLQVYEMERTTKEEFTLQTLTFIGCGVSFCALIVTFILFLVVRVPKSERTTVHKNLILALAAGEALLMFSELAKANQVLCFMVTAFLHLFFMAAFSWMLVEGLLLWSKVVAVNMSEGRRMKFYYVTGWGLPVLIVGVTLATSFNKYVAANHCWLNVQTNVIWAFVGPVLFILAVNSFVLLRVVAVTVASARRRSKMLTPNSSLESQMGTQIWATAKPVLVLLPVLGLTWVCGLLVHLSIVWAYVFVVLNSLQGLYIFLVYAIYNSEVRNAIQRMKDKKKALSFTNCSHHINYLSSPRNTTSWDTGKLSPAAETALPSPVQKDPPVKNITNKGNFGAKIPMGISSIMSPERPAVELTAFKCSGF